One genomic window of Alkalispirochaeta americana includes the following:
- the recD gene encoding exodeoxyribonuclease V subunit alpha produces the protein MRKNDLLHALDRWAAAGMIRDIDRSFVQFLRDEAPEADPLVLLGALLVSCSSGAGHSCLDLKEAAAAPEQALFSRDESSREEPIPLLLPGTIDLDEWVRALRESPLTDPESTSPLVFLESPSPRLALRRFYRQEQAILRGIAQRAEPLSLDPARIRPRLEGLFQEDDTHWPRIAAAVAARNRFSVITGGPGTGKTTTVLSVLALLHALEGPLRIRLAAPTGKAAVRLQESIHSRLEDLDEDVRETIPRNVTTLHRLLGMGRRGQPAYGPILPLPADLVVVDEASMVDVALMAALFEALRPETRLILLGDKDQLASVEAGSVLADLCSRAEDGYYTPETARWIQESTGVTLPEALQSTEGSPLDQQITMLRKSFRFSSTGGIGLYATSVRGGRLPQNHQEDQTVHRIVPRTNRDEEFRRICRTSGAYLLRMNESRPPQDAPLEAWERWALTVLEERGRFQILCALRQGPWGVEQINQRVREELVLEGLIPAEQTWYPGQPLMITRNDYRLQLMNGDIGLVLDLPGALRAAFPGDEPGTLRWVLPARLQETETAFAMTVHKSQGSEFDHTVLVLPDTPAEILTRELIYTGITRAKTFLSLVEPNPETLTLAVKRRVLRQGGLAALLHQS, from the coding sequence ATGCGTAAAAATGACCTCCTCCACGCCCTGGATCGCTGGGCGGCAGCTGGAATGATCCGAGACATAGACCGCAGTTTTGTGCAGTTTCTCCGGGATGAAGCTCCTGAGGCAGACCCCCTGGTTCTCCTGGGGGCGCTCCTGGTGAGTTGCTCCAGCGGAGCAGGCCACAGCTGCCTTGATCTGAAAGAAGCCGCTGCAGCGCCGGAACAGGCCCTGTTTTCCCGGGACGAATCGTCCCGGGAGGAACCGATTCCCCTTCTCTTGCCCGGGACGATCGACCTGGACGAATGGGTCCGGGCACTTCGGGAGAGCCCCCTCACCGACCCCGAGAGCACATCTCCCCTGGTATTTCTGGAAAGCCCCTCGCCCCGGCTGGCGCTCCGCCGGTTTTACCGGCAGGAACAGGCGATTCTCCGGGGAATCGCCCAACGGGCCGAGCCCCTTTCCCTGGACCCTGCCCGGATACGCCCCCGCCTGGAAGGCCTCTTTCAGGAAGATGACACGCACTGGCCCCGAATTGCCGCTGCCGTGGCAGCACGAAACCGCTTTTCCGTAATAACCGGCGGTCCGGGAACGGGAAAAACCACCACGGTCCTCTCGGTTCTGGCCCTGCTTCACGCTCTGGAAGGACCTCTGCGGATACGCCTGGCGGCCCCCACGGGCAAAGCCGCAGTGCGGCTCCAGGAATCGATCCACTCCCGTCTCGAAGATCTGGACGAGGACGTCCGGGAGACCATTCCCCGGAATGTTACCACCCTTCACCGGCTTCTTGGGATGGGACGAAGGGGGCAGCCTGCCTACGGCCCGATTCTTCCCCTGCCGGCAGACCTGGTCGTCGTGGATGAGGCCTCCATGGTCGACGTGGCTCTCATGGCAGCCCTCTTTGAAGCGCTACGCCCCGAGACACGGCTGATTCTGCTGGGAGACAAGGACCAGCTTGCCTCGGTTGAGGCAGGCTCGGTCCTGGCCGACCTCTGCTCCCGGGCCGAAGACGGATACTACACCCCGGAGACAGCCCGATGGATTCAGGAGAGCACCGGCGTTACCCTGCCCGAAGCACTGCAGAGCACCGAGGGATCGCCCCTGGATCAGCAGATCACCATGCTGCGAAAAAGCTTTCGTTTCTCATCAACGGGAGGAATCGGCCTCTACGCCACCTCGGTCAGGGGAGGAAGACTCCCGCAAAACCATCAGGAAGATCAGACGGTCCATCGGATTGTTCCCCGAACCAACCGCGACGAGGAGTTTCGGAGGATATGCCGAACGTCAGGAGCCTACCTGCTCAGGATGAACGAAAGCCGCCCTCCCCAGGATGCACCGCTTGAGGCCTGGGAGCGCTGGGCTTTGACAGTTCTGGAAGAACGAGGAAGATTCCAGATTCTCTGTGCCCTCCGACAGGGCCCCTGGGGAGTCGAACAGATTAACCAACGGGTCCGGGAAGAACTGGTCCTGGAAGGGTTGATCCCGGCAGAGCAGACCTGGTACCCGGGCCAGCCCCTGATGATCACACGCAACGATTACCGCCTGCAGCTCATGAACGGGGACATCGGTCTGGTCCTGGACCTTCCCGGAGCCCTCCGGGCGGCCTTCCCCGGTGACGAACCAGGAACACTTCGGTGGGTTCTCCCTGCGCGACTCCAGGAAACAGAAACAGCCTTCGCCATGACGGTGCACAAATCCCAGGGATCCGAATTTGACCATACAGTACTGGTCCTGCCCGACAC